Proteins from one Campylobacter concisus genomic window:
- a CDS encoding glycosyltransferase family 39 protein, which translates to MLDKFREFVRHHVAFSVFLICLIDCIFLLFTANSLSISYSEAEIFFNKQNFLSHVLNLSVQIFGQTDIALRSVMIAFHVISVVLMYKVSKFYIKLEFDRLIAVLLFILLPGTIASALIVNNAGLCVMLALLCIYFFHIKNKILFVTFFCLSFFIDGDFLIFYVGFFIFALYKRKPPLAWLSAILFLLTLYFFGFDTNGRPSGHFIDTFGIFAAVFSPFIFIFFVYTIYRIWVKEKKDLLWFIAICSFCFCMIVSVRQRLELEQFLPFCVIATPLMVRVFFNSYRVRLPKFRKGYKICTTLVMLFLAINWSMIVFNQIFYLFLDNPTKHFVYKFDIVKELADKLKEAEIKDLYTDNKKLALRLKFYGIDVRDESKNLLLSVDLNGKSKFCIEKMGKVIANFDIRGR; encoded by the coding sequence TTGCTAGATAAATTTAGAGAATTTGTTAGACATCATGTCGCTTTTAGCGTATTTTTAATATGTTTGATTGATTGTATATTTTTACTTTTTACGGCAAATTCTCTTAGCATAAGTTACAGTGAAGCTGAAATTTTTTTTAACAAACAAAATTTTCTTAGCCATGTTTTAAACTTAAGCGTTCAAATTTTTGGTCAAACAGATATTGCTCTAAGATCTGTGATGATCGCGTTTCATGTCATAAGCGTCGTTTTAATGTATAAGGTAAGCAAATTTTACATTAAATTAGAGTTTGACAGACTTATTGCGGTATTGCTTTTTATCTTACTTCCTGGCACGATAGCTTCAGCTCTTATTGTCAATAATGCTGGGCTTTGCGTTATGCTGGCGCTCTTATGTATATACTTTTTCCATATTAAAAATAAAATTTTATTTGTAACATTTTTTTGTCTTTCTTTTTTTATAGATGGCGATTTTTTGATATTTTACGTAGGATTTTTTATATTTGCACTTTACAAAAGAAAGCCGCCTCTTGCTTGGCTAAGTGCTATTTTGTTTTTACTCACGCTTTACTTTTTTGGTTTTGATACAAATGGTAGGCCAAGTGGGCACTTTATCGATACTTTTGGTATCTTTGCCGCTGTTTTTTCGCCGTTTATTTTTATCTTTTTTGTCTATACGATTTATAGAATTTGGGTTAAGGAAAAGAAGGATCTTTTATGGTTTATCGCCATTTGCTCATTTTGCTTTTGTATGATAGTCTCAGTGCGCCAAAGGCTAGAGCTTGAGCAGTTTTTGCCGTTTTGCGTGATCGCAACGCCACTTATGGTAAGAGTTTTTTTTAATTCGTATCGCGTAAGATTGCCAAAATTTAGAAAAGGCTATAAAATTTGTACGACTTTAGTGATGCTTTTTCTGGCTATAAACTGGTCGATGATTGTATTTAATCAAATTTTTTACCTATTTTTGGATAATCCAACAAAGCATTTTGTCTATAAATTTGATATTGTAAAAGAGCTTGCTGATAAATTAAAAGAAGCGGAAATCAAGGATTTATACACTGACAATAAAAAGCTTGCATTAAGACTTAAATTTTATGGTATAGATGTAAGAGATGAGTCTAAAAATTTATTATTAAGCGTCGATCTAAATGGAAAATCAAAATTTTGCATAGAAAAAATGGGAAAAGTAATTGCAAATTTTGACATAAGAGGCAGGTAG
- a CDS encoding phosphoribosyltransferase, which translates to MIFYSYDEFAVDAKKMAKQIKDEFDPEVILAVARGGLTLGHSLAVALENRNLFTLNSIHYEDTNKLDTIQIFNVPDLSKYTKILLVDDIIDSGESMVEIKRELLKRYPNLDIKIATVFYKEKALLLPEFKVKEAHDWIEFFWDIHI; encoded by the coding sequence ATGATATTTTATAGCTACGATGAATTTGCCGTTGATGCCAAAAAGATGGCAAAACAGATAAAAGATGAGTTTGATCCAGAGGTGATACTAGCCGTGGCAAGAGGTGGTCTAACGCTTGGCCACTCACTAGCTGTTGCGCTTGAAAATAGAAATTTATTTACATTAAATTCTATCCACTACGAGGATACAAACAAGCTTGATACGATACAAATTTTTAACGTACCAGATCTTAGCAAATACACTAAAATTTTGCTTGTTGATGATATCATCGATAGCGGCGAGAGCATGGTCGAGATAAAAAGAGAGCTGCTTAAACGCTATCCAAATTTAGATATAAAGATAGCAACTGTATTTTACAAAGAGAAGGCTCTGCTTTTGCCTGAATTTAAGGTAAAAGAGGCTCACGATTGGATCGAGTTTTTTTGGGATATACATATTTAA
- a CDS encoding NCS2 family permease: MKFFDLAQNKTSVKQEFGAGLTTFLAMMYIVPVNAIIMSKTGMPYEALITATALITIFSTILNGLWANTPVAMSVGMGLNAYFTFGLCIGMKVPWQTALGVVFLSGVIFVVLSFTNFRMWIIRSIPLDLRRAISAGIGTFISFVAFQQMGFIVNSDAVLVGIGNFRDPNVLLGVLGLFLVICFWAWKIKGAFILAVLATSVIAWVLGIAPHPTEIFSTPASISPIFLELDIKGALSLALLPVVITFFVTDLFDSIGTLAGVGTRAGIFDENKKDGVVKLEKTLEADAIATAAGSLVGVSTTTSFVESASGVEEGGRTGLTAVFCGLLFILTLFMLPLFKAIPSNAIYPILVMVGVLMFAELASINFKDPAIAVATFFIVVLIPLTYSITNGLAFGFMSYVIVKLIKREFSDINLGVVVLALISFIVFLVH, encoded by the coding sequence GTGAAATTTTTTGACTTAGCACAAAACAAAACGAGTGTGAAGCAGGAATTTGGAGCGGGACTTACGACATTTTTGGCGATGATGTATATCGTGCCGGTAAATGCGATCATTATGAGCAAAACTGGCATGCCTTATGAGGCACTAATCACGGCAACTGCGCTAATTACCATCTTTTCTACGATATTAAATGGTCTTTGGGCGAACACGCCAGTTGCGATGAGCGTTGGCATGGGGCTTAATGCTTATTTTACATTTGGTCTTTGCATCGGTATGAAAGTGCCTTGGCAAACGGCTCTTGGCGTTGTTTTTCTAAGTGGCGTGATATTTGTTGTCTTGTCTTTTACAAATTTTAGAATGTGGATAATAAGATCCATCCCACTTGATCTAAGAAGAGCGATAAGCGCTGGCATAGGCACCTTTATCAGCTTTGTTGCGTTTCAGCAAATGGGCTTTATCGTAAATAGCGACGCAGTTTTGGTTGGCATAGGAAATTTCAGAGATCCAAACGTGCTTCTTGGCGTTCTGGGGTTATTTTTGGTTATTTGCTTTTGGGCGTGGAAGATAAAGGGCGCGTTTATCCTAGCCGTGCTTGCTACTTCAGTGATTGCTTGGGTGCTTGGTATCGCTCCTCATCCAACAGAAATTTTCTCAACTCCAGCTTCTATCTCACCGATATTTTTAGAGCTTGACATAAAAGGCGCGCTTAGTCTAGCCTTGCTTCCTGTTGTAATCACCTTTTTTGTGACTGATCTTTTTGACTCGATAGGCACGCTAGCTGGCGTTGGCACAAGGGCTGGGATATTTGACGAAAACAAAAAAGATGGCGTCGTAAAACTTGAAAAAACTCTTGAAGCTGACGCTATTGCTACCGCAGCTGGCTCGCTTGTAGGCGTAAGTACGACCACATCGTTTGTAGAGAGTGCTAGCGGTGTAGAAGAGGGCGGTAGAACTGGTCTAACGGCTGTATTTTGCGGACTTTTGTTTATACTTACACTCTTTATGTTGCCACTTTTTAAAGCGATCCCTAGCAATGCCATTTATCCGATCCTTGTGATGGTTGGCGTGCTTATGTTTGCTGAGCTTGCTAGTATAAATTTCAAAGATCCGGCCATTGCGGTTGCGACATTTTTTATAGTCGTGCTCATCCCACTTACTTACTCGATCACAAACGGCCTTGCATTTGGTTTTATGTCATACGTCATAGTTAAGCTTATAAAGAGAGAATTTAGTGATATAAATTTAGGTGTAGTCGTGCTAGCGCTCATTAGTTTTATCGTATTTTTAGTGCATTGA
- the mqnE gene encoding aminofutalosine synthase MqnE has translation MMNLLQKLESGERLSKQEAFSLYELDLFTLAKFADKKRRKLHGNKVFFNVNRHINPTNICADICKFCAFSAHRKNPNPYLMSHEEILKIVDESVSHGVKEIHIVSAHNATSGWQWYLEIFKKIKAAHPELHVKAMTAAEIDFLSRHYGLSYDEVIEKMLEYGVDSMPGGGAEIFDEEVRAKICKGKVSSENWLKIHKMWHDKGRQSNATMLFGHIESRDNRIDHMLRIRDLQDETGGFNAFIPLVYQRENNYLKDVKFLGSAEILKTLAISRLVLDNVPHIKAYWATSTLNLAMIAQEFGADDLDGTIEKESIQSAAGANSANGVTLKTFCDLIKTSGFTPVERDSLYNELKIY, from the coding sequence ATAATGAATCTATTACAAAAACTAGAAAGTGGCGAGAGATTAAGCAAGCAAGAGGCTTTTTCGCTTTATGAGCTTGATCTTTTTACCTTGGCTAAATTTGCCGACAAAAAGCGCAGAAAACTGCACGGCAACAAGGTCTTTTTTAACGTAAATCGCCACATAAACCCAACAAATATCTGTGCTGACATCTGTAAATTTTGCGCATTTTCAGCCCACAGAAAAAATCCAAATCCATACCTAATGAGCCACGAAGAAATTTTAAAGATCGTTGATGAGAGCGTGAGTCACGGTGTAAAAGAGATACACATCGTCTCCGCCCACAACGCAACTAGCGGCTGGCAGTGGTATTTAGAAATTTTTAAAAAGATAAAGGCAGCTCATCCAGAGCTTCACGTAAAGGCGATGACGGCGGCTGAGATCGACTTTTTATCAAGACATTACGGCTTAAGCTACGATGAGGTGATAGAAAAGATGCTCGAATACGGCGTCGATAGCATGCCAGGGGGTGGGGCTGAAATTTTTGACGAAGAGGTCAGGGCTAAAATTTGCAAAGGCAAAGTAAGTAGCGAGAACTGGCTCAAAATCCACAAAATGTGGCATGATAAAGGCAGACAAAGCAATGCAACGATGCTTTTTGGTCATATAGAAAGCCGTGATAATAGGATCGATCATATGCTAAGGATTAGAGACTTGCAAGATGAAACTGGCGGATTTAACGCGTTTATCCCGCTTGTCTATCAAAGAGAAAACAACTACTTAAAAGATGTTAAATTTTTAGGATCAGCTGAAATTTTAAAGACTCTGGCGATCTCACGTCTTGTGCTTGATAATGTCCCACATATCAAAGCTTACTGGGCTACTTCGACGCTAAATTTAGCGATGATAGCTCAGGAATTTGGCGCTGATGATCTTGATGGCACGATAGAAAAAGAGAGCATCCAAAGTGCAGCTGGCGCAAATAGCGCAAATGGCGTTACGCTAAAGACATTTTGCGATCTCATAAAAACATCTGGTTTTACGCCGGTTGAGCGTGATAGCTTATATAACGAACTTAAAATTTACTAA
- a CDS encoding HD domain-containing protein, with protein sequence MLADKSAKNSDNYSKIKEKFLDYKANLPKHFQKNQGRNFTNFLAKEYDDFIKSYLNETMREFFDEFVPQNDSFAFSVLATGKYAQTLLSANSELEILLVYKNLKGYNIKNFLKDFSEILDGSGMKFVIKSAEVDEIFINFKDDLKFKSETSQLRYICGSKSLYRLVKSEIVKIKEFDKKAFLNYHLKAFLPFSSISYLAQEPNLKSGFGGIDEIYRLNCILNCLDSDVSVRSQALKVMNEKEIASFNLNVDFLLSLLSALNLTQNTDTFSASSVEITTNFMQTKSKKLQDNESVISQKMLSSMNNVAIYSRFIAASLCRPFFKSELSFEQRKFARLKNGFYEINGVIYVPLHKKPALIEDLINELLELKDVDYKFDISAIFYIKRAIITKDGLERAISEFKKIFLRKNSYAILKSLLDAQMIQILIKPMEHISQLAQYDGYHEFTVDEHSILSVKFLENIKDKFIKNLYTELCLEGKTMLKIVTLMHDVGKGLGKDHANIGANIFRAYANKLNLSQKAVNIGVILIKYHTLMSNVSNREDIYSQRVIFAFISKLGDKQVLKLLYILSYCVINATNERLYNAYTAKLLRELYEISLSAFSDENLLDEATRRVKKEQSIKRNSEFLALEPSLQEKIFKITSNLVFIKYSASEIVNLSKAADSLDTTEIFINNSKNLSIQIYTKKSLNLSALLYEFAKFDLAYMEIFELFEKKFYIRLDFNQNVKKEELEITKNLALKSLNSEVLKEPLKPNINKDEINFELNHSKDYAKLSINAKDQRGLMAYVMSVFDRLNFQVTSARIQTVKNRTRNLFLIEKNERLESKGEEILNLLISE encoded by the coding sequence ATGCTAGCTGATAAAAGTGCCAAAAATAGCGATAATTATTCAAAGATCAAAGAGAAATTTCTTGATTATAAGGCAAATTTGCCAAAACATTTTCAAAAAAATCAAGGCAGAAATTTCACAAATTTCTTAGCCAAAGAGTATGATGATTTTATAAAATCTTATTTAAATGAAACTATGCGAGAATTTTTTGATGAGTTTGTGCCACAAAACGACAGCTTTGCTTTTAGCGTTCTAGCCACTGGCAAATACGCTCAAACGCTGCTTAGCGCAAATAGCGAGCTTGAAATTTTGCTAGTTTATAAAAATTTAAAGGGCTACAATATAAAAAATTTCTTAAAAGATTTTTCTGAAATTTTAGATGGCTCTGGCATGAAATTTGTGATAAAAAGCGCCGAAGTGGATGAAATTTTTATAAATTTCAAAGATGACCTTAAATTTAAAAGCGAAACCTCGCAACTTCGCTACATTTGTGGCTCAAAAAGCCTTTACCGCCTAGTAAAAAGCGAGATCGTAAAGATAAAAGAATTTGATAAAAAAGCCTTTTTAAACTACCATTTAAAGGCATTTTTGCCATTTTCTAGCATAAGCTACTTGGCACAAGAGCCAAATTTAAAAAGTGGCTTTGGCGGGATCGATGAAATTTACCGCTTAAACTGCATACTAAACTGCCTTGATAGCGACGTTTCGGTTAGATCGCAAGCCCTTAAAGTGATGAATGAAAAAGAGATCGCAAGTTTTAATCTAAATGTGGATTTTTTACTAAGCTTGCTAAGTGCTTTAAATTTAACACAAAACACCGATACTTTCAGCGCTTCAAGTGTCGAGATCACGACAAATTTCATGCAGACAAAGTCCAAAAAACTACAAGACAACGAGAGTGTCATCAGCCAAAAGATGCTAAGCTCGATGAATAATGTAGCCATTTATTCAAGATTTATCGCAGCTTCGCTTTGCAGGCCATTTTTCAAAAGCGAGCTAAGCTTCGAGCAGAGAAAATTTGCTAGGCTAAAAAATGGCTTTTATGAGATAAATGGCGTCATCTACGTGCCACTTCACAAAAAGCCAGCGCTCATCGAGGATCTCATAAATGAGCTTTTAGAGCTAAAAGATGTGGATTATAAATTTGATATAAGCGCGATCTTTTATATCAAGCGAGCCATCATCACAAAAGATGGACTAGAGCGCGCTATAAGCGAGTTTAAGAAGATATTTTTAAGAAAAAATTCCTACGCAATTTTAAAATCATTGCTCGATGCGCAAATGATACAAATTTTAATAAAACCAATGGAACACATCAGTCAGCTAGCTCAGTACGACGGCTATCACGAATTTACGGTCGATGAGCATAGTATTTTAAGTGTAAAATTTCTTGAAAATATAAAAGATAAATTCATAAAAAATCTCTATACCGAGCTTTGCTTGGAGGGCAAAACAATGCTAAAGATCGTGACTTTAATGCACGACGTTGGCAAGGGGCTTGGCAAAGATCACGCAAATATCGGCGCTAATATCTTTAGAGCCTACGCAAACAAGCTAAATTTAAGTCAAAAAGCCGTAAATATCGGCGTCATCTTGATAAAATACCACACGCTAATGAGCAACGTCTCAAACAGAGAAGACATTTATTCCCAACGCGTTATATTTGCTTTTATCTCAAAGCTTGGCGACAAGCAGGTTTTAAAACTACTTTACATCCTTAGCTACTGCGTGATAAATGCGACAAACGAGAGGCTTTATAATGCCTATACTGCAAAGCTTTTAAGAGAGCTTTATGAAATTTCTCTTAGTGCATTTAGCGATGAAAATTTACTAGATGAAGCAACAAGGCGCGTAAAAAAAGAGCAGTCTATAAAACGAAATAGCGAGTTTTTGGCGCTTGAACCAAGCTTGCAAGAGAAAATTTTTAAAATCACATCAAATCTTGTCTTTATAAAATATAGTGCGAGTGAGATCGTAAATTTAAGCAAGGCTGCAGATAGCTTAGATACGACAGAAATTTTTATAAATAACTCTAAAAATTTAAGCATTCAGATTTATACAAAAAAGAGCCTAAATTTAAGCGCCCTGCTCTATGAATTTGCCAAATTTGACCTTGCATATATGGAGATATTTGAGCTTTTTGAGAAGAAATTTTATATCAGGCTTGATTTTAACCAAAATGTTAAAAAAGAGGAGCTTGAAATTACTAAAAATTTAGCTCTAAAATCCCTAAATAGCGAGGTTTTAAAAGAGCCTTTGAAACCAAACATTAACAAAGATGAGATAAACTTCGAGCTAAATCACTCAAAAGATTACGCCAAACTTAGCATCAACGCAAAAGATCAGCGTGGGCTAATGGCTTATGTGATGAGTGTTTTTGACAGGCTTAATTTTCAAGTCACGAGTGCTAGAATTCAGACGGTTAAAAATAGAACGAGAAATCTCTTTTTGATCGAGAAAAACGAGCGACTTGAGAGTAAAGGCGAAGAGATATTAAATTTATTAATAAGCGAGTAA
- the glmS gene encoding glutamine--fructose-6-phosphate transaminase (isomerizing), whose amino-acid sequence MCGIVGYIGDKEKKEVILSGLKELEYRGYDSAGMAVMSDGKIDFFKAVGKLENLAQKTKDFTSEGFGVAIGHTRWATHGKPTEINAHPHLGEHSFVVHNGIIENYKELKDELEAKGVKFVSQTDTEVIVHLFEEILKEKKDPFKAYEATIAKLRGAYATLLITKTAPDKIFFAKDAAPMAIGKSNEKELYFASSDAPLIGNATEVAYLDDNNYGYVSLDEIAVFKYGKKASITFNALPKDKSYAQKEGYTFFMEKEIYEQGAVVSETIMGRVKNHKVTLENLDDEYLKSIDDVVLCACGTSYHAALTASYLFERLAKVRTKVEVASEFRYRKPYLNKNSLFIVISQSGETADTLEALRIAKEAGLRTLAICNVDNSSIVRLADNTLLTRAGIEKGVASTKAFATQIIVLWMLVLQMAAAKNSISKKELDHEIKTLLHIPQILNINNSLQEKLHRLSKHYLHGHGFFFIGRDIFYPLALEGALKLKEISYLHAEGYPSGEMKHGPIALADEKLFTIALMPQNLLYEKTKSNVEELAARDAYILAISPLEFELSDDYVKTSAQDHYMSEFFEMMLVLQLLALEISVRLGNNVDMPRNLAKSVTVE is encoded by the coding sequence ATGTGTGGAATCGTAGGATACATCGGAGATAAAGAGAAAAAAGAGGTCATTTTAAGCGGTCTAAAAGAGCTTGAGTATCGTGGATACGACAGCGCTGGCATGGCTGTGATGAGTGATGGCAAGATCGACTTTTTCAAGGCTGTTGGCAAGCTTGAAAATTTAGCCCAAAAGACAAAGGACTTTACATCAGAAGGTTTTGGCGTGGCGATAGGTCACACACGCTGGGCGACGCACGGCAAACCAACTGAGATAAACGCTCACCCGCACCTTGGCGAGCACTCATTTGTCGTTCACAACGGCATCATCGAAAACTACAAAGAGCTTAAAGATGAGCTTGAGGCAAAGGGCGTGAAATTTGTCAGCCAAACCGATACTGAGGTGATCGTGCACCTTTTTGAAGAAATTTTAAAAGAGAAAAAAGATCCATTTAAAGCTTATGAGGCAACTATTGCAAAGCTAAGAGGCGCTTATGCGACGCTACTTATCACCAAAACTGCGCCTGATAAGATATTTTTTGCAAAAGATGCCGCTCCTATGGCGATAGGAAAGAGTAATGAAAAAGAGCTATATTTTGCTTCATCTGACGCTCCACTTATCGGCAATGCAACAGAGGTGGCATATCTTGATGACAACAATTACGGCTACGTGAGCTTAGACGAGATCGCAGTCTTTAAATACGGCAAAAAGGCGAGCATAACGTTTAATGCTTTACCAAAAGATAAGAGCTATGCCCAAAAAGAGGGCTATACATTTTTTATGGAGAAAGAAATTTACGAGCAAGGTGCGGTCGTATCTGAAACCATCATGGGCAGAGTCAAAAACCACAAAGTCACCCTTGAAAATTTAGACGATGAATATCTAAAAAGTATCGATGATGTCGTACTTTGTGCGTGCGGTACGAGCTACCATGCAGCGCTAACCGCAAGCTATCTTTTTGAAAGACTTGCCAAAGTTAGAACAAAGGTCGAAGTGGCAAGTGAATTTAGATACAGAAAGCCTTATCTAAACAAAAACTCACTCTTCATCGTTATCTCACAAAGTGGCGAGACAGCCGACACTCTTGAGGCACTTAGGATAGCAAAAGAGGCTGGGCTTAGAACGCTTGCTATTTGTAATGTTGATAACTCATCTATCGTTAGACTAGCTGACAATACTCTTCTAACTCGTGCTGGCATCGAAAAAGGTGTGGCAAGCACAAAGGCCTTTGCAACGCAGATCATCGTACTTTGGATGCTTGTGCTTCAAATGGCGGCAGCTAAAAATTCTATCAGCAAAAAAGAGCTTGATCACGAGATCAAAACTCTTCTTCACATTCCACAAATTTTAAATATCAATAACTCTCTTCAAGAGAAGCTTCACCGCCTAAGCAAGCACTATTTGCACGGGCATGGCTTCTTTTTTATCGGTAGAGATATTTTCTATCCGCTAGCACTTGAAGGTGCGCTAAAGCTTAAAGAAATCTCATATCTTCACGCCGAGGGCTATCCTTCAGGCGAGATGAAGCACGGCCCTATCGCACTTGCAGATGAGAAGCTATTTACGATCGCTTTAATGCCTCAGAATTTACTTTATGAAAAGACAAAGAGCAACGTCGAAGAGCTTGCCGCAAGAGATGCATACATCCTAGCGATAAGCCCACTTGAGTTTGAGCTAAGCGATGACTACGTAAAAACAAGCGCGCAAGATCACTATATGAGCGAATTTTTCGAGATGATGCTTGTACTTCAGCTACTTGCTCTTGAAATTTCTGTTAGACTTGGCAACAACGTCGATATGCCAAGGAATCTTGCAAAAAGCGTAACTGTCGAATAA
- a CDS encoding peptidoglycan-binding protein, whose amino-acid sequence MKLSSSLLSVGLGVLLLSGCATGNNNGVTGSAAGSNNKNANTKIEKCSSTLGTLAFYEDQNSDWYSYLTRNYELTSTIPVLRLLAQQTGCFVIVERGAMMDNMMQERALDRSGELRSGSGFGKGKMVAADYTIRPEIFFSNEDTGGAGALVGALFGSVAGAIAGGFSTKETQTTLVLIENRSGVQLAAAIGSASSTDFFGMGGGAGASLGAGLGAYSRTPEGKTLVNAFLDSMNQLVIALKDYKAQTVKGGLGKGGSLKVGE is encoded by the coding sequence ATGAAGTTAAGTTCATCTTTACTAAGCGTAGGTCTTGGAGTTTTACTTTTAAGCGGTTGCGCAACTGGCAACAACAATGGCGTAACTGGCAGTGCTGCTGGTAGCAACAACAAAAACGCTAACACAAAAATAGAAAAGTGTAGTAGCACTCTTGGAACACTTGCGTTTTACGAAGATCAGAATTCTGACTGGTATTCATATTTAACACGCAACTACGAGCTCACATCAACTATTCCTGTTTTACGCCTTCTTGCACAACAAACTGGTTGTTTTGTTATAGTTGAACGTGGCGCTATGATGGATAATATGATGCAAGAGCGTGCACTTGATAGATCAGGCGAACTACGTAGCGGTTCTGGTTTTGGCAAAGGTAAAATGGTAGCAGCTGATTATACTATTCGCCCTGAAATTTTCTTTAGTAACGAAGATACGGGCGGTGCAGGTGCTCTTGTTGGAGCACTTTTTGGTAGTGTAGCAGGTGCTATAGCTGGTGGTTTTTCAACAAAAGAGACACAAACCACATTGGTTCTTATAGAAAATCGTTCAGGTGTTCAATTAGCGGCAGCTATTGGCTCAGCTTCTAGCACTGACTTCTTTGGCATGGGCGGCGGTGCTGGCGCTTCTCTTGGTGCTGGACTTGGCGCGTATTCAAGAACACCTGAAGGAAAAACACTTGTAAATGCTTTTCTTGATTCGATGAATCAATTAGTTATTGCCCTAAAAGATTACAAAGCACAAACCGTAAAAGGTGGTCTTGGAAAAGGCGGAAGTCTAAAAGTAGGAGAATAA
- a CDS encoding gamma-glutamyl phosphate reductase, whose translation MKFLAILFCSLTFLFAMSYEKKVEARLCGLINQREMAKIYGDIRSIDSFDKKIESYKFRNGIEKFDEDSCRANGYYPVDPNYAPYPPNYRPYYRNEYERYDRFQRGYRGGYYNDDDYDDGFERGYRRGYKDARRDYRLGR comes from the coding sequence ATGAAATTTTTAGCCATTTTATTTTGTTCATTGACTTTTTTGTTTGCTATGAGTTATGAAAAAAAAGTTGAAGCTAGGCTTTGTGGTCTTATAAATCAAAGAGAAATGGCTAAAATTTATGGCGATATAAGAAGCATTGATAGCTTTGACAAAAAAATAGAAAGCTACAAATTTCGCAACGGAATAGAAAAATTTGACGAGGATAGTTGCCGTGCAAATGGCTACTATCCTGTTGATCCAAACTATGCGCCATATCCGCCTAACTACCGCCCATACTATCGAAATGAGTACGAAAGATATGATAGATTTCAGCGTGGTTACCGCGGAGGCTACTATAACGATGACGACTATGATGATGGTTTTGAGCGTGGATATAGACGTGGTTATAAGGATGCTAGAAGAGACTATAGGCTAGGTAGATAA
- a CDS encoding DUF4172 domain-containing protein produces the protein MRQHPNYPNFSFDKRVIDTLTNKLEQDHKNLKELTSNISRDDLLKVQISALEDEIISSSLIGGERLKRSSIRS, from the coding sequence ATACGACAACATCCCAACTACCCAAATTTTTCTTTCGACAAAAGAGTAATAGACACCCTTACAAATAAGTTAGAGCAAGACCATAAAAATTTAAAAGAGCTAACAAGCAATATCAGCAGAGACGATCTTTTAAAGGTGCAAATTAGTGCACTTGAAGATGAAATAATAAGTTCATCTCTCATAGGGGGCGAAAGGCTTAAAAGATCAAGCATTCGCTCGTAG
- a CDS encoding Fic family protein — protein MHPYDDGNGRITRALAHYFLREDGVKPFSISSII, from the coding sequence ATCCATCCTTATGATGACGGTAATGGACGCATAACAAGGGCTTTGGCGCACTACTTTTTAAGAGAAGATGGTGTTAAGCCATTTTCTATCTCTAGCATTATTTAA